In Toxoplasma gondii ME49 chromosome VIII, whole genome shotgun sequence, a single genomic region encodes these proteins:
- a CDS encoding hypothetical protein (encoded by transcript TGME49_270820) has protein sequence MDKYSLSSLDVACQNALQVLVKPRYYHLIEPWLMNAKEQYKRSLIMAANYVEGKSWGTLLPAVQKNQAYAFLLHPVALAKIEDWQVTEGTAEEKTVLAGALRSLMVLRETLPGYDEKSIPSGLEPTDRLYLDSYCRRIRAGASSGDLPELSGRETLTGKANRVVRRHTPHSHYLESHLYFPFSTVDFTTTNERMMRPPPADHGRLDSPAKDTDTERLKSSLISPIILSEKLAMQ, from the exons ATGGACAAGTACAGCCTTTCGAGCCTTGATGTCGCGTGCCAGAACGCGCTGCAAGTTCTTGTGAAGCCGAGATACTACC ACCTCATCGAACCGTGGCTGATGAATGCAAAGGAGCAGTACAAAAGGTCGCTGATCATGGCGGCGAACTACGTCGAAGGGAAGAGCTGGGGAACGCTTCTGCCAGCTGTTCAAAAAAAC CAAGCTTATGCCTTTCTGCTTCATCCGGTCGCGTTAGCAAA AATTGAAGACTGGCAAGTTACTGAGGGAACGGCCGAAGAGAAAACTGTGCTGGCTGGAGCTCTCAGAAG CCTTATGGTTTTGCGGGAAACGCTTCCCGGGTACGACGAAAAGTCGATTCCTTCGGGACTCGAACCAACCGATCGTCTGTACCTCGACTCCTACTGCAG ACGGATTCGAGCTGGAGCCAGCTCGGGAGATCTGCCCGAACTTtctggaagagagacgctAACCGGAAAAGCTAACCGGGTGGTCAGACGCCATACTCCTCATTCCCACTACCTGGAGAGTCACCTATATTTTCCGTT TTCCACTGTCGACTTTACAACGACAAATGAACGGATGATGAGGCCGCCTCCTGCTGACCATGGCCGGCTCGATTCCCCCGCGAAAGACacggacacagagaggcttAAGTCCAGTCTTATTAGTCCAATTATTCTCTCGGAGAAGTTGGCGATGCAGTAG
- a CDS encoding hypothetical protein (encoded by transcript TGME49_270810), with product MSAGVRVGITQIEQTAPFVFPLDKTQSSGALLTMQASSGVRLSPPPVGPASGVGSCSSFSSCSPLPRVPMHARDGSPYRSRVHSFSKTFLPSVSPRIALNVPASAAQPSDRYRLPDAASSPHVLLSVPQSVVFPGVSNSQPGLCLPALSLSAASPVARSGVSPPVGASAETIARAGSLASTPHTLPTTVSSVPPVTAAGGSTASASVSPAFLPSLPVSLAFARPPAPVAPSAVGGVSSRPVPGRGDISGAAGPERGDQSRERQRPSRVFQEQEEGASSFLEETHPLRKAWLGWRCLCYAEPPPGTTAFERASVNEEISHMVGFGRETALLSDSDASTEGAEEEETAGEERQTDLGDVDRRKRARTEREGAQEAEAKRPKRRRKRDLWAVRTGGERLGRDLLLTQQTGGPFEKEILEFLGQQHAARNHAFDRILEELETERACYERDRSCSGVQTLGAATNRGAAEVARLELSLTDVDQDFVSAAVNSLPSIRCFAESLRLDDLESSLQTRLAACEARKCRLKALCEKARKERALVRQEREELKNKERELESMSEEQAREAPSHRTSI from the exons ATGAGCGCAGGTGTTCGCGTCGGTATTACTCAAATCGAACAAACGGCGCCGTTTGTATTTCCACTCGACAAAACACAGAGTTCCGGCGCCCTTCTCACCATGCAGGCCTCGTCGGGGGTCAGGCTCAGTCCGCCTCCGGTAGGGCCAGCGTCTGGTGTCGGTTCTTGctcgtcgttttcctcttgttctcccctTCCTAGAGTTCCtatgcatgcgcgagacgGATCCCCGTACAGGTCGCGTGTACACTCTTTTTCGAAGACGTTTCTGCcatctgtgtctcctcgcatTGCGCTAAACGTCCCCGCCTCTGCAGCCCAACCTAGCGACCGATACCGGCTTCCAGACGCCGCTTCATCGCCtcatgttcttctctctgtgccccAATCTGTTGTCTTTCCTGGAGTAAGCAACTCCCAGCCTGGTCTCTGCCTGCCTgccctttctctgtctgcggcgtctcctgtcgctcgctctggggtgtctcctcctgtGGGCGCGAGCGCGGAGACAATTGCGCGCGCGggctctctcgcctcgactCCCCACACTCTCCCCacaactgtctcctctgtgccTCCAGTCACCGCAGCAGGTGGCTCCACGGCCtcggcttctgtctcgcctgccTTCCTGCCGTCTCTGCCGGTGTCTCTGGCCTTCGCGCGGCCCCCAGCTCCGGTGGCGCCCAGTGCGGTCGGaggtgtctcttcgcggcCGGTTCCGGGGCGCGGAGACATTTCGGGCGCGGCTGGCCCAGAGCGGGGGGACCAGAGTCGCGAGCGGCAACGGCCTTCTCGAGTATTTcaggaacaggaagaaggtgCGAGTTCTTTTCTTGAGGAGACGCACCCCCTACGGAAGGCCTGGCTAGGCTGGAGGTGTCTGTGCTACGCAGAGCCGCCCCCAGGGACGACCGCGTTTGAACGCGCAAGCGTGAATGAGGAGATATCTCACATGGTGGGTTttggcagagagacagcctTGCTGTCCGACAGCGACGCCTCCACAGAgggagcggaagaagaggagactgcaggcgaggagaggcagacggacCTGGGGGACGTCGatcgaagaaaacgcgcaaggaccgagagagaaggggctcaggaggcggaggcgaaaaggccaaagagaagacgaaagcgcGACCTCTGGGCTGTACGgacaggcggagagagactggGGAGAGATCTGCTTCTCACACAGCAAACTGGTGGACCTTTTGAAAAGGAAATCCTCGAATTTCTTGGGCAACAACATGCCGCGCGAAAT CATGCTTTCGACCGTATTTtggaggaactggagacCGAGCGCGCCTGTTACGAACGCGACCGCTCGTGCTCCGGTGTCCAGACACTCGGGGCAGCGACCAACAGGGGGGCTGCAGAGGTGGCGCGACTGGAACTTTCTCTCACAGATGTGGACCAAGactttgtctctgcagcagTCAACAG CTTGCCGTCGATACGGTGCTTCGCCGAAAGTCTTCGTTTGGACGACCTGGAGAGTTCCCTCCAGACTCGCCTGGCTGCGTGCGAGGCGAGGAAGTGCAGGTTAAAGGCTCTTTGcgagaag GCGCGCAAGGAAAGAGCACTGGTTCGccaggagcgagaagaattgaaaaacaaagagagagaattAGAAAGCATGTCCGAGGAGCAAGCGAGGGAAGCACCGTCGCACAGAACGTCCATTTAA